The following proteins are co-located in the Blattabacterium sp. (Blatta orientalis) str. Tarazona genome:
- a CDS encoding dicarboxylate/amino acid:cation symporter: protein MSIGMKVKKEKILLIAFLSVLAYVFIHLSKSFLGLDKWTLCMFRCFVISLFMFYAFLKKDLTTWILLSIIIGIEVGLDQPKIAIELRFLSQIFLRMIKTIIAPILFSTLIVGIASHSNIKQLGSMGWKSLLYFEIVTTLALFIGLIAINVSQAGIGIVMPSGMMGQQLPKVESKSWQDTILHVFPENFIKSVYHGDVLPIVVFSVIFGVSMVFLDEKKRSPLLLFAESLSEIMFKFTKIIMYFAPIGVGSAIAYTVGHMGLDILYNLFQLLLTLYIALLIFLIVVLLPILLWIKVPLRGFVKALTEPVSLAFATTSSESALPLLMENLEKLGVPRKIVAFVIPTGYSFNLDGTTLYLSLATVFVAQASGIPLSFSQQIFIGLTLILTSKGVAGVPRASLVILLATVASFGLPTWPILAIIGIDELMDMARTTVNVIGNGLASCVIARSEGELDDKKMLDYIKKREN from the coding sequence ATGAGTATTGGAATGAAAGTAAAAAAAGAAAAAATTTTACTAATAGCATTTTTAAGTGTTTTAGCATATGTTTTTATCCACTTATCAAAATCCTTTTTGGGATTGGATAAATGGACTCTTTGCATGTTTAGATGTTTCGTAATATCTCTGTTCATGTTTTATGCCTTTCTGAAAAAGGACTTAACAACTTGGATCTTGTTATCCATCATCATAGGAATAGAAGTCGGACTAGATCAACCGAAGATTGCTATAGAACTAAGATTTTTATCTCAAATATTTTTGAGAATGATCAAAACTATTATAGCTCCAATATTATTTTCCACTTTAATAGTGGGGATAGCTAGTCACTCTAATATTAAACAATTAGGGAGTATGGGATGGAAATCTCTCCTGTATTTCGAAATAGTAACTACTTTAGCCTTATTCATTGGTCTTATTGCCATTAATGTATCTCAAGCAGGAATAGGAATCGTAATGCCTTCAGGAATGATGGGACAGCAATTACCGAAAGTAGAAAGTAAATCTTGGCAAGATACAATTCTTCATGTTTTTCCAGAAAATTTCATTAAATCCGTCTATCATGGAGATGTGTTACCTATTGTAGTCTTTTCAGTTATTTTTGGTGTATCTATGGTTTTTTTGGATGAAAAAAAACGTAGTCCTCTATTACTCTTTGCAGAAAGTCTTTCAGAGATTATGTTTAAATTCACTAAGATCATCATGTATTTTGCTCCTATAGGAGTAGGATCCGCTATAGCTTATACAGTAGGACATATGGGGTTGGATATATTATATAATCTTTTTCAATTATTATTGACGCTTTATATTGCTTTGCTTATATTTTTAATAGTGGTTTTACTCCCTATTCTTTTATGGATTAAAGTTCCTTTAAGAGGGTTCGTAAAAGCCTTAACGGAACCTGTATCCTTAGCATTTGCTACTACGAGTTCAGAATCTGCCTTACCTCTTCTTATGGAAAATTTAGAAAAATTAGGTGTTCCTAGAAAAATTGTTGCTTTTGTGATTCCTACAGGTTATAGTTTTAATTTAGATGGAACGACTCTTTATTTATCTTTAGCTACTGTATTTGTAGCACAAGCTTCTGGAATTCCTTTAAGTTTTAGTCAACAAATATTTATAGGTTTAACTTTAATTTTAACTAGTAAAGGGGTGGCTGGAGTCCCAAGAGCTTCTTTAGTAATTCTTTTAGCTACTGTAGCGTCTTTTGGATTACCTACTTGGCCTATATTAGCAATTATAGGAATAGATGAATTGATGGATATGGCTCGTACTACTGTAAATGTTATAGGAAATGGATTGGCGAGTTGTGTCATTGCTCGTTCAGAAGGAGAATTAGACGATAAAAAAATGTTAGATTATATAAAAAAACGTGAGAACTAA
- the rpsP gene encoding 30S ribosomal protein S16, with protein MSVKIRLKRIGKKHRPIYHIVVADARAPRDGKFIEKLGTYNPHTDPPSTVLKIQKSVSWLMKGAQPTDTVKSIFSKKGVLLKKHLLEGVKKGAFNDEEANQKFHVWLKKKQDNL; from the coding sequence ATGTCTGTTAAAATACGTTTAAAAAGAATTGGGAAAAAACATAGACCTATTTACCATATAGTTGTAGCTGATGCTCGTGCTCCACGAGATGGAAAATTTATTGAAAAACTGGGGACTTACAATCCTCATACGGATCCTCCTTCAACAGTATTAAAAATACAAAAATCTGTATCCTGGTTAATGAAAGGAGCCCAACCAACAGATACAGTAAAATCCATTTTTTCTAAAAAAGGAGTTTTACTAAAAAAACATTTATTAGAAGGAGTTAAAAAAGGGGCATTTAATGATGAAGAGGCCAATCAAAAATTTCATGTTTGGTTAAAAAAAAAACAAGATAACCTGTAA
- the truB gene encoding tRNA pseudouridine(55) synthase TruB produces the protein MKNLSEYAFEKDQLLLIDKPWGWTSFKVVKIIRKKIRNFLGKNLKIGHAGTLDPLATGLLIILIGREYTKKTDSIQNYKKTYTGIIKLGCTTQSFDSETEEYNFSSTSHITPELVQEISKKFKGEIDQIPPSFSALRMEGKRFYEYARKGKKINSMKPRKVKIYKFYILKIGIPYIQFFVECGKGTYIRSIAKDFGIAMKSGAYLLSLRRESIGPFSIRNSYSIDF, from the coding sequence TTGAAAAATTTATCAGAATACGCATTCGAAAAGGATCAACTTTTATTAATAGATAAACCGTGGGGATGGACTTCTTTTAAAGTGGTGAAAATCATCAGAAAAAAAATTAGGAATTTTCTTGGAAAAAACTTAAAAATAGGACATGCGGGAACTCTAGATCCTCTTGCTACAGGACTTTTAATTATTCTTATAGGGAGAGAATACACAAAAAAAACGGATTCTATTCAAAATTATAAAAAAACTTATACAGGGATTATCAAACTGGGTTGCACGACTCAATCTTTTGATTCAGAAACAGAAGAATATAATTTTTCTTCCACTTCACATATCACCCCTGAACTTGTTCAAGAAATATCTAAAAAATTTAAGGGAGAAATAGATCAAATTCCACCATCTTTTTCTGCCTTGCGAATGGAAGGAAAACGATTCTATGAATATGCTAGAAAAGGAAAAAAAATAAATTCTATGAAGCCTAGAAAAGTAAAAATTTATAAATTTTATATCTTAAAAATTGGAATCCCTTATATTCAATTTTTTGTAGAATGCGGGAAAGGAACTTATATTCGATCCATAGCCAAAGATTTTGGAATCGCAATGAAAAGCGGAGCCTATTTACTTTCTTTAAGAAGAGAAAGTATAGGTCCTTTCTCTATTAGAAATAGTTATTCTATAGATTTTTAA
- a CDS encoding undecaprenyl-diphosphate phosphatase: MNYIQSILLGIIEGLTEFFPISSTGHMILAASIMGILEKKITKLFLISVQLGAVFSVVFFIGKKIFFQKADFYLKIFLASFPIGIFGFFLNRRTNFFLGNPLIVAFFLIIGGIILLKVENFYEKNLDKSNHINYFQAFIIGLCQCMALIPGVSRSAATIVACLLQNVHRKNAIEFSFFLSVPVIVIATCKKLFDYYFQLTSFSFPWNFRIIISMSKELFLQEIQFLIIGNIVAFITGILSIKCFMAYLKRNNFKLFGYYRIILGLFFIVIHYFFQPIEKFKI; the protein is encoded by the coding sequence ATGAATTACATTCAATCAATCCTATTAGGGATTATTGAAGGTCTTACAGAATTTTTTCCTATTTCTTCTACAGGACATATGATCCTTGCAGCTTCCATTATGGGAATCCTAGAAAAAAAGATCACGAAATTATTCCTGATTTCTGTTCAACTTGGAGCGGTTTTTTCTGTGGTTTTTTTTATCGGTAAAAAAATTTTTTTTCAAAAAGCAGATTTTTATCTAAAAATTTTTCTAGCTAGTTTTCCTATAGGAATTTTTGGTTTTTTCTTGAATAGAAGAACAAATTTCTTCTTAGGAAATCCACTCATAGTCGCTTTTTTTCTTATTATAGGAGGAATAATTCTTTTGAAAGTGGAAAATTTTTATGAAAAAAATTTGGATAAAAGTAATCATATCAATTATTTTCAAGCTTTTATTATTGGATTATGCCAATGTATGGCTCTGATTCCAGGAGTATCTAGAAGTGCCGCTACTATAGTTGCTTGTCTGTTACAAAATGTTCATAGAAAAAATGCTATTGAATTTTCTTTTTTTTTATCTGTCCCGGTTATTGTTATTGCCACATGTAAAAAATTATTTGACTATTATTTTCAATTAACTTCTTTCAGTTTTCCATGGAATTTTCGTATTATTATTTCCATGTCCAAAGAACTTTTTCTACAAGAAATCCAGTTTTTGATTATTGGAAATATAGTGGCTTTCATTACAGGAATTCTATCCATAAAATGTTTTATGGCATATTTAAAAAGAAATAATTTTAAATTATTCGGATATTATAGAATTATTTTGGGACTGTTCTTTATTGTTATACATTATTTTTTTCAACCGATTGAAAAGTTTAAGATTTGA
- the gyrB gene encoding DNA topoisomerase (ATP-hydrolyzing) subunit B, which translates to MSNKNTDYTADSIQSLEGIEHIRLRPSMYIGDVGIRGLHHLVNEVIDNSVDESLAGYCNKIWVTIHKNGFITVLDNGRGIPIDIHKKEGKSALEVVMTKIGAGGKFDKNSYKVSGGLHGVGISCVNALSKRLIVTVYRNRKVYQQEYLIGTPIDRVQCLGKTHLQGTKIHYLADNSIFNSITYHYEILSTRLKELAFLNKGLHLFLKDERNNIEEHFFSKNGLKEYLPILDKNQESLTRSIIFIEGEKENTIVEVAMQYNTSFKEKIYSYVNNINTSEGGTHISGFRRALTRTFKKYTDRYGLLSNKDNKKDKVDLTGDDFREGLTAIISVRVMEPQFEGQTKTKLSNHEVGGIVDKIVGEMLNSYLEENPSERRKIIDKVILSAKARQAAKKARELIQKKSPIYNSILPGKLADCSFNNPENCEIYLVEGDSAGGTAKQGRDRSFQAILPLRGKILNVEKAMQYKIFENEEIRNIFTSLGVSIGTEEDPKNLNVKKLRYNKIIIMTDADIDGSHISTLILTLFFRYMKLLIEKGHIYIATPPLYLIRKGNHSQYAWSDEEREKILQRLGERKKINIQRYKGLGEMNAEQLWETTMNPKKRTLRKVHIENLSEADKIFSILMGAEVPPRRSFIEKNAIHAKIDV; encoded by the coding sequence ATGAGTAATAAAAATACAGATTATACAGCAGATAGCATACAGTCTCTAGAAGGGATTGAACACATAAGGCTTAGACCTTCTATGTATATTGGAGACGTAGGGATTAGAGGATTGCATCATTTAGTAAATGAAGTCATAGATAATTCCGTAGATGAATCCTTAGCAGGTTATTGTAATAAAATATGGGTGACCATTCACAAAAATGGATTTATTACAGTCCTGGATAATGGTCGTGGTATTCCCATAGATATTCATAAGAAAGAAGGAAAGTCTGCTCTTGAAGTAGTCATGACAAAAATAGGAGCGGGTGGTAAATTTGACAAAAACTCTTATAAAGTTTCTGGAGGATTGCATGGAGTAGGGATATCCTGTGTAAATGCCTTGTCCAAAAGACTTATAGTGACAGTTTATCGTAACAGAAAAGTTTACCAACAAGAATATTTGATAGGAACACCTATTGATAGGGTCCAATGTTTAGGAAAAACCCATTTACAAGGAACAAAAATTCATTATCTAGCTGATAATTCTATTTTCAATTCGATCACATATCATTATGAAATATTATCCACACGTTTGAAAGAATTAGCTTTTCTAAATAAAGGATTGCACTTATTTTTAAAAGACGAAAGGAATAACATAGAAGAGCATTTTTTCTCTAAAAATGGATTAAAAGAATACCTTCCTATTCTAGATAAGAATCAAGAATCCTTAACAAGGAGCATTATTTTTATTGAAGGAGAAAAAGAAAATACCATAGTGGAAGTAGCCATGCAGTACAATACTTCTTTCAAAGAGAAAATTTATTCTTATGTGAATAATATCAATACTTCGGAGGGAGGGACTCATATTTCTGGATTTAGAAGAGCTTTAACAAGGACATTTAAGAAATATACGGATAGATATGGACTTTTATCTAACAAAGATAATAAAAAAGATAAAGTAGATTTGACGGGAGATGATTTCCGAGAAGGTCTTACAGCTATTATATCTGTCAGGGTAATGGAACCTCAATTTGAAGGACAAACTAAAACAAAATTAAGCAATCACGAAGTAGGAGGAATTGTAGATAAAATTGTGGGGGAGATGTTAAACAGTTATCTAGAAGAAAACCCCAGTGAGAGAAGAAAAATTATTGATAAAGTTATCTTATCGGCTAAAGCACGTCAAGCTGCTAAAAAAGCTCGTGAATTAATACAAAAAAAGAGTCCCATATACAATAGCATTTTACCTGGAAAATTAGCGGATTGTTCTTTCAATAATCCAGAGAATTGTGAAATCTATTTGGTAGAAGGAGATTCTGCAGGGGGAACGGCTAAACAAGGTAGAGATCGGAGCTTTCAAGCTATTTTACCTTTACGAGGAAAAATCCTAAATGTAGAAAAAGCTATGCAATATAAAATATTTGAAAATGAAGAAATTAGAAATATATTTACCTCATTGGGGGTTTCTATTGGAACCGAAGAAGATCCAAAAAATTTAAATGTAAAAAAACTTAGATATAATAAAATTATTATTATGACAGATGCAGATATAGATGGAAGTCATATTTCCACTTTGATTTTAACATTGTTCTTTCGTTATATGAAGCTCTTAATAGAAAAAGGACATATCTATATTGCGACGCCTCCTCTTTATTTAATCAGAAAAGGCAATCATTCTCAATATGCTTGGAGTGATGAGGAAAGAGAAAAAATTCTCCAAAGATTAGGAGAAAGAAAAAAAATCAATATCCAACGTTATAAAGGATTAGGAGAAATGAATGCGGAACAACTTTGGGAAACGACTATGAATCCAAAAAAAAGGACTTTACGAAAGGTTCATATAGAAAACCTTTCGGAAGCCGATAAAATATTTTCCATTCTTATGGGAGCGGAAGTACCTCCACGTAGAAGTTTCATAGAAAAAAATGCAATTCATGCAAAAATTGATGTTTAA
- the argH gene encoding argininosuccinate lyase, producing the protein MKIWEKDIHSHNRNREIEEFTSGKDSKLDLLLAPHDVIGTIAHVMMLESIGLLNQKDLEILIKELRHIYIHEILTNNFQMDEGIEDVHSQIEFLLTDRLGKVGKKIHSGRSRNDQILVDLKLFIRTEIKEIVLIVYSFFDLLLQLSEQYKNILMPGYTHYQIAMPSSFGLWFSAYAESLIDDMLLIHTAYRITNKNPLGSAAGYGSSFPLNRKMTTELLGFENLNYNVVYAQMGRGKMERIVTESLASLARTLSKMSQDICLYLSQNYNFISFPDFLTTGSSIMPHKKNPDVFEIIRAKCNRISSLPNEISLIVSNLCSGYHRDFQIIKERFLPVFDELKKCFSIFRYMLNHIVVRKDILREDKYKYLFSVEVVNQLVQKGYSFREAYQKVATDIKNERFKPLKKNFSHSHEGSIGNLCNQEIRDMMRKLINKFDFEIIQKVIERLVYGKNP; encoded by the coding sequence GTGAAAATTTGGGAAAAAGATATTCATTCTCATAATAGGAATAGAGAAATAGAAGAATTTACTTCAGGTAAAGATTCAAAATTAGATTTACTTTTAGCCCCACATGACGTTATTGGAACCATAGCTCATGTGATGATGTTAGAAAGTATTGGATTATTAAATCAAAAAGATTTAGAAATTTTAATTAAAGAATTACGTCACATTTATATACACGAAATATTAACAAATAATTTTCAAATGGATGAAGGAATAGAGGATGTTCATTCTCAAATAGAATTTTTGTTAACAGATCGTTTAGGAAAAGTTGGAAAGAAAATTCACAGTGGTAGATCCAGAAATGATCAAATATTGGTAGATCTGAAACTTTTTATTCGTACAGAAATCAAAGAAATTGTATTAATAGTCTATTCTTTTTTTGATTTATTATTACAATTAAGTGAACAATATAAAAATATATTAATGCCTGGTTATACCCATTATCAAATTGCTATGCCTTCTTCTTTTGGACTTTGGTTTTCGGCATATGCGGAAAGTTTAATAGATGATATGTTATTAATTCACACAGCTTATCGGATTACCAATAAAAACCCTTTAGGTTCCGCTGCTGGTTACGGATCTTCTTTTCCTTTAAATCGGAAAATGACAACGGAATTATTAGGATTTGAAAATTTAAATTACAATGTTGTATATGCTCAAATGGGACGAGGAAAAATGGAAAGAATAGTAACAGAATCCCTTGCTTCTTTAGCCAGAACTTTGAGTAAGATGTCCCAAGATATTTGCTTATATTTAAGTCAAAACTATAATTTCATTAGTTTTCCTGATTTTCTTACTACCGGATCTAGTATTATGCCTCATAAGAAAAATCCAGATGTTTTTGAAATCATACGAGCTAAATGCAATAGAATATCTTCATTGCCGAATGAAATTTCTTTAATTGTATCCAATTTGTGTTCCGGATACCATAGAGATTTTCAAATAATTAAAGAAAGATTTTTACCTGTTTTTGATGAATTAAAAAAGTGTTTTTCCATATTTAGATACATGTTGAATCATATTGTGGTTAGAAAGGACATTCTTCGAGAGGATAAGTATAAATACTTATTCAGTGTAGAAGTAGTTAATCAACTTGTACAGAAAGGATATTCTTTTAGAGAAGCTTATCAAAAGGTGGCTACAGATATTAAAAATGAACGTTTTAAACCATTAAAAAAAAATTTTTCTCATTCTCATGAAGGAAGTATAGGGAATTTGTGTAATCAAGAAATTAGAGATATGATGCGAAAACTGATAAATAAATTTGATTTTGAGATCATTCAAAAAGTGATTGAACGGTTAGTTTATGGAAAAAATCCATAA
- the trmD gene encoding tRNA (guanosine(37)-N1)-methyltransferase TrmD: MRIDIVSVVPEILKGTFSSSLIKRAMNKGIMDIHIHDLRKYGLGKRKKVDDYPYGGGSGMILRIEPVYQCFDKLLSERNYDEKIFMTPDGILFSQKYANVLTCKKNILILCGRYKGIDQRIRDHLISKEISIGPYVLSGGELAAAVVVETIARLLPGVLHNPDSMITDSFQMEKMGAPPIYTRPEIYKGWSVPKILLSGHHKKIKEWIFKKSIQKKLDS, encoded by the coding sequence ATGCGTATAGATATTGTTAGCGTGGTTCCGGAAATTCTCAAGGGAACTTTTTCAAGTTCTCTTATTAAAAGAGCTATGAATAAAGGAATCATGGATATTCATATTCATGATTTACGAAAATATGGTTTAGGAAAGCGTAAAAAGGTGGACGACTATCCTTATGGAGGGGGATCTGGGATGATTCTTAGAATAGAACCTGTATATCAGTGTTTTGATAAATTATTATCAGAAAGAAATTATGATGAAAAAATTTTTATGACTCCTGATGGAATACTTTTTTCACAAAAATATGCTAACGTATTAACTTGTAAGAAAAATATTCTTATCCTGTGTGGTCGTTATAAAGGAATTGATCAGAGAATTAGAGATCATTTAATTTCCAAAGAAATATCTATTGGTCCTTATGTGTTATCTGGAGGAGAACTAGCTGCGGCTGTTGTAGTAGAAACCATCGCCAGATTATTACCAGGAGTCCTGCATAATCCAGATTCCATGATCACAGATTCGTTTCAAATGGAAAAAATGGGAGCCCCACCTATTTACACTCGTCCAGAAATTTACAAAGGATGGTCCGTCCCAAAAATACTTTTATCTGGACATCACAAAAAAATAAAAGAATGGATTTTTAAAAAATCTATCCAAAAAAAATTGGATTCTTAA
- the der gene encoding ribosome biogenesis GTPase Der, whose translation MSYIVSIVGRPNVGKSTLFNRFVGRMKAIVHVRSGVTRDRIYGESEWNGVHFSLVDTGGYNPIHKNLLDAEIIKQILIAIKEADVILFLVDIKIGILDIDVEISQLLRKYKKSILLVVNKVDNGKYMYHNTDFFCLGFRDYYYISAINGSGTGELLDRLIEILKSLGKKEIVEKEVLPRFSVIGRPNVGKSTLINSFLEKNHHIVTNVSGTTRDSLDVSYKKFGYKCILVDTPGVRKKSKISESLEFYSTMRTVRSIESTDICLLMVDAVRGWESQDRNIFRLVERNQKGIIILINKWDLLNHGKNCSLQKNFEIFIRKKISPFDNVPILFISAKNKDGIYNILPIADQVFKIRKKRLKTNLLNRVMLPIFQKTPPPSVQKKLITIKYCTQLPTSTPKFIFFSNFPHYIKESYKRFIENKIRDHFDFRGVPIQILFRKK comes from the coding sequence ATGAGTTACATCGTATCTATAGTGGGACGTCCAAATGTCGGAAAATCTACTCTATTTAACCGTTTTGTAGGACGAATGAAAGCTATTGTTCATGTCAGAAGTGGAGTTACACGAGATCGTATTTATGGAGAATCTGAATGGAATGGAGTTCATTTTTCTTTGGTAGATACAGGTGGTTATAACCCCATCCATAAAAATCTACTGGATGCAGAAATTATCAAGCAAATTTTAATAGCCATAAAAGAGGCCGATGTCATTTTATTTTTAGTGGATATAAAAATAGGGATATTAGATATAGATGTAGAAATCTCTCAACTACTTAGAAAGTATAAAAAATCTATTTTATTAGTAGTGAATAAAGTAGATAACGGAAAATACATGTATCATAACACAGATTTTTTTTGTTTAGGATTTAGGGATTATTACTACATATCCGCTATAAATGGAAGTGGAACGGGCGAATTACTGGATAGATTAATAGAAATCTTGAAATCCTTAGGAAAAAAAGAAATAGTGGAAAAAGAAGTTCTTCCCCGTTTTTCGGTCATAGGACGTCCAAATGTTGGAAAATCTACATTGATTAACTCGTTTTTAGAAAAAAATCATCATATTGTCACAAATGTTTCTGGGACCACGAGAGATAGTCTTGATGTTTCCTACAAAAAATTTGGATATAAATGTATTTTAGTGGATACACCTGGAGTAAGAAAAAAATCAAAAATAAGTGAAAGTCTTGAATTTTATTCTACTATGAGAACAGTAAGAAGCATTGAATCCACAGATATTTGTCTTTTAATGGTAGATGCGGTTCGTGGATGGGAGTCACAGGATAGAAATATTTTTAGATTAGTTGAAAGAAATCAGAAAGGAATAATCATTCTTATTAACAAATGGGATTTATTAAATCATGGAAAAAATTGTTCTCTGCAAAAAAATTTCGAAATTTTCATTCGAAAAAAAATTTCTCCATTTGACAATGTCCCCATCCTTTTTATCTCTGCAAAAAATAAAGATGGAATATATAACATCCTCCCCATAGCTGATCAGGTTTTCAAAATACGTAAAAAAAGATTAAAAACGAATTTATTAAATAGAGTTATGTTACCCATTTTTCAAAAAACTCCTCCTCCATCTGTACAAAAAAAGTTGATTACTATTAAATATTGTACTCAGTTACCGACATCCACCCCAAAGTTTATTTTTTTCTCTAATTTTCCTCATTATATAAAAGAATCTTATAAAAGATTTATTGAAAATAAAATTCGTGATCACTTCGATTTTAGAGGAGTCCCCATACAAATTCTTTTTAGGAAAAAATAA
- the ruvA gene encoding Holliday junction branch migration protein RuvA produces the protein MITHLRGKLIEKNQSSLIIDCNGVGYSLHISSYTYSSLSEEEGKEISIYTYLFIKENQHVLYGFFERIERKIFSHLISVNGIGPSSAITILSSLTPHEIEESISREDIEVFNHVKGIGRKTAQRIIIELKDKISIIPSNIPKKVKNVNFFDKTPTFIKKEALSALIVLGFSPKESKKVLEEILDKNPEFTVENLIKESLKKL, from the coding sequence GTGATCACACATTTAAGAGGAAAGTTAATAGAAAAAAATCAATCTTCTTTAATAATAGATTGTAATGGAGTCGGATATTCCCTTCATATATCTTCGTATACCTATTCTTCTTTATCAGAAGAAGAAGGAAAAGAAATTTCTATATATACTTATCTTTTTATCAAGGAAAATCAACATGTATTGTATGGTTTTTTTGAAAGAATAGAAAGAAAAATATTTTCTCATTTGATATCCGTAAATGGAATAGGTCCAAGTTCTGCTATAACTATACTATCTTCCTTAACCCCACATGAAATAGAAGAATCTATATCTAGAGAAGATATAGAAGTATTCAATCATGTGAAGGGAATCGGAAGAAAAACTGCTCAGAGAATTATCATAGAACTGAAAGATAAAATTTCTATTATTCCTTCTAATATTCCTAAAAAAGTAAAAAACGTTAACTTTTTCGATAAGACCCCTACTTTCATAAAAAAAGAGGCTTTAAGCGCTTTGATCGTACTAGGTTTTTCTCCTAAAGAATCTAAAAAAGTTTTAGAGGAGATCTTGGATAAAAACCCTGAATTTACTGTAGAAAATCTGATCAAAGAATCTTTAAAAAAATTGTAA